The following coding sequences are from one Sardina pilchardus chromosome 16, fSarPil1.1, whole genome shotgun sequence window:
- the LOC134060300 gene encoding CD209 antigen-like protein E, which yields MSSHHKKEHIPKHDFVENHNAAAGPDDVICDTRDIDISLESGNNESVPSGSDPGSPMEVASRAETNAGACAKLSYTSLLHGVAVLMLAAAVAMAVLYVLKDQSYRQTHNLLEEQLQIIDGLSKEVTALHCEMKKMEDGWTNFSGKWYHFSLDSKNWTESRDNCITRGGDLAIIENEEEKGFVLAQGAQWWVGLTDSEEEGTWLWVDNTPHTDERFTPWAYKQPDNWSGAAGDPVNGEDCGLLQSSGLNDVTCFKKFKSICGWNCRV from the exons ATGTCATCTCATCACAAGAAGGAGCACATCCCAAAACATGATTTTGTGGAAAACCACAATGCAG CAGCAGGCCCTGATGATGTCATATGTGACACACGTGACATTGACATCAGTCTAGAAAGTGGAAATAACGAATCTGTTCCCAGTG GGTCGGATCCAGGCAGTCCCATGGAGGTGGCGAGTCGTGCAGAGACGAATGCCGGTGCCTGTGCCAAACTGAGCTATACCTCCCTACTGCATGGTGTGGCTGTTCTCATGTTGGCTGCggctgttgccatggcagtTCTCT atgtgttgaaaGACCAGTCATACAGAC AGACTCACAACCTACTGGAAGAGCAGCTGCAAATCATTGATGGTCTCTCCAAAGAGGTCACAGCCCTGCATTGTGAAA TGAAAAAAATGGAAGATGGTTGGACAAACTTCAGTGGCAAGTGGTATCACTTCTCCCTTGATTCGAAGAACTGGACTGAGAGTAGAGATAACTGTATTACTCGGGGTGGAGACCTGGCCATCATTGAGAATGAGGAGGAAAAG GGTTTCGTATTAGCACAAGGAGCACAGTGGTGGGTTGGTCTAACAGACTCTGAGGAGGAGGGCACCTGGCTCTGGGTGGACAACACACCCCACACTGATGAGAG GTTTACGCCATGGGCATACAAGCAGCCAGATAACTGGAGCGGCGCAGCGGGAGACCCAGTGAATGGCGAGGACTGTGGTTTACTGCAGTCGTCTGGCCTGAATGACGTGACGTGctttaaaaagtttaaaagCATCTGTGGCTGGAACTGTAGGGTGTGA